The DNA region TTGAATCGAGCGCCGCGACCAGCGCTGACTCTTCAATCAGCTTGCCGCGCGCGAGGTTCAGAAAGTAAGCGCCGGGCTTCATCCGCGCAAACCGGTCGGCGGTCATCATCTGCTCGGTGAGAGGAGTCAACGGTACGGCCAGCAGCAGAAAGTCAGCAATTTCCAGGACGTCGTCGAGTCGCTCGGCAGGCCATAACTCCGCGACGTGCGGCGGACGATCGATGGGAAACAGGTCGGTGGCGACAATGCGCGTCCTATAGGGCGCCAACAGTTCGGCAATCCGTCGACCAACGCCGCCGAAGCCGATGATGCCGACGGTACTGTGGTGAAGGTCACTCGTGGGACGACGAATGAACTCACGCTTCTGCTGCGCGCGCAAGAAAACTGGCAAGCTGCGCGAAAGTGCCGTAGCCAAGCCGATGGCATGTTCGGCCACCTGATCAGCGAGCACTCCTGAGGCGCTGGTGACGGTGATATTGGAAGCGACGACGGAGGGAACAAGGCAATGATCTAGCCCGGCGGCAGACGATTGGATCCAGCGGAGTCGGCCCCGGCTGACGACATCATCCCAGGGGACCGGCACCTTGGCATGACCGCAGAAAATGTCGGCGTCAAGTATCTCCGTGCCGATACGCTCTTGGCCAGCGTCGACCACCTGGGCCTGAGTGGCGATGTGGGCGATCTGTTCGACGTGCCTGGGTTCGACCGGATAGCAGAGGACGATGCGCATAAATGATCCGTCTGGCCTGGTGCGGTTGACAGCAAGGAAACCGCTAGTGTAGTGGCAGCGGCGATTGTCTCGAAGTGGTAGACTGACGCGGCCAGCCAGGGCGTCGCGCGGCGCGGTTGGCGACCGCAATTGGTTTTGTCAGGTGCTTCGCCATGCCGATTCATTTAGAGCCTATCTCTCGTCGTTGGTTTATAGGTAGCAGCGTGGCGGCGGCGAGCGCCGGTTGGCTAGCGCTGGAATCGGCAAGCTGCGCGGAGCAACCCGCCGCCGACCCGCATACGATCGCGCTGTTGTCGGACACGCACATATTTCGCGATCGCGCGGTGAAGCACCGGGGCGTGGATATGTACTCCCATCTGGCACAGGTTGGAGAAGAAGTGCGGTCGCACGCCAAGCGACCGTCGCATGTTCTGGTGAATGGCGACTGCGCCTTTCTAGAAGGGGGCGCGGAAGATTATCAACAGTTTTTGAGCCTGATCAAACCGTACACCGAGGCGGGCTTTCCGGTGCATCTGGCGCTGGGCAACCACGACAATCGCGAACGTTTCTGGGAAGGGGCGATGCCGTTCCGATCGACGGTGAAGGGACTCGACAGCCGACAAGTTTCGATCATCGTCGCCGAGCGCGCCAATTGGTTCGTGCTCGATTCACTGGAGCGAACGAATTACACGCCCGGTACGCTGGGAGCGGACCAATTGCGCTGGCTGGGCGAGTCGCTCGATGCGCACGGCGATCGCCCGGCAATCGTGATGGCGCATCACAACCCGGTATCTGGCGCCGGTGTAAGTATGGGCTTGAGCGACACGGAGCAATTGTTTGAGGTCATCATGCCGCGGCGGCAGGTGAAAGCGTATGTTTTTGGGCATACGCACCACTGGCAGGCACGCGAGCGCGACGGACTGCACCTGATCAATCTGCCGCCCACGGCGTATCCATTCAACTCGACCGATCCGAGTGGTTGGGTGGAGGTGAATCTGGAGCCTGACGGAGCCAGCTTCACGCTGCACGCGCT from Pirellulales bacterium includes:
- a CDS encoding D-2-hydroxyacid dehydrogenase, whose protein sequence is MRIVLCYPVEPRHVEQIAHIATQAQVVDAGQERIGTEILDADIFCGHAKVPVPWDDVVSRGRLRWIQSSAAGLDHCLVPSVVASNITVTSASGVLADQVAEHAIGLATALSRSLPVFLRAQQKREFIRRPTSDLHHSTVGIIGFGGVGRRIAELLAPYRTRIVATDLFPIDRPPHVAELWPAERLDDVLEIADFLLLAVPLTPLTEQMMTADRFARMKPGAYFLNLARGKLIEESALVAALDSKHLAGAALDVTPTEPLAADSPLWSAPNLIITPHVAGQSARRIDDMTDFFCDNLGRYLTGAPLKNLVDKNLGFPRRLPA
- a CDS encoding metallophosphoesterase, which encodes MPIHLEPISRRWFIGSSVAAASAGWLALESASCAEQPAADPHTIALLSDTHIFRDRAVKHRGVDMYSHLAQVGEEVRSHAKRPSHVLVNGDCAFLEGGAEDYQQFLSLIKPYTEAGFPVHLALGNHDNRERFWEGAMPFRSTVKGLDSRQVSIIVAERANWFVLDSLERTNYTPGTLGADQLRWLGESLDAHGDRPAIVMAHHNPVSGAGVSMGLSDTEQLFEVIMPRRQVKAYVFGHTHHWQARERDGLHLINLPPTAYPFNSTDPSGWVEVNLEPDGASFTLHALDKAHPANGQRHDLKWRAA